The following are from one region of the Paenibacillus protaetiae genome:
- a CDS encoding class I SAM-dependent rRNA methyltransferase, which translates to MSKAKIWLQRGRKKRLEQGHPWIYGNEIDKMEGEAEPGALVDVVSHNGKYLATGYWNPQSQITVRVVSYQPLDEMDVAFFKERFQSCADYRGRFVPDADCRLVYGEADFLPGLVVDRFGGVLVVQILTLGMDIRRDAITAALAEVFKPQGIYERSDVGVRRLEGLEERTGVLYGDCPRIVEITENGLLMEVDIEQGQKTGYFFDQRENRASIAPLMTGWGARSGIHLETKPAGEVPEEAKLAAKPAKDGQVAVPVNANGKIVTFPYWDGATVLECFAHTGSFTLHACQYGAKKVTCLDVSEHAIDTARRNVQRNGFSDRVEFVVADAFDYLRTQVKGREEREDRARGVADTSKPLGSAGRTWDVVILDPPAFAKTKSAVAGACRGYKDINLQGMKLVNEGGYLVTASCSYHMRPDLFLETIQDAAADAGKLLRLVEWRAAGKDHPQLLGVSEGHYLKFAIFEVRSK; encoded by the coding sequence GTGAGCAAAGCGAAAATTTGGCTGCAGCGCGGACGGAAAAAACGTCTCGAACAAGGCCACCCTTGGATTTACGGCAACGAAATCGACAAAATGGAAGGCGAAGCAGAGCCGGGTGCATTGGTGGACGTGGTTAGCCATAACGGCAAATATTTGGCGACCGGCTATTGGAATCCGCAGTCGCAAATTACGGTCAGGGTCGTCTCCTACCAGCCGTTGGATGAGATGGATGTTGCTTTTTTTAAAGAGCGGTTCCAAAGCTGCGCGGATTACCGCGGGCGGTTTGTTCCGGATGCGGACTGCCGGCTTGTATACGGCGAAGCGGATTTCCTTCCGGGGCTGGTCGTCGACCGGTTTGGAGGCGTGCTTGTCGTACAGATTTTGACGCTTGGCATGGATATTCGCAGAGACGCGATTACAGCGGCGCTGGCGGAAGTTTTTAAGCCGCAGGGTATCTATGAACGCAGCGACGTTGGCGTACGGCGCCTGGAAGGGCTGGAAGAGCGCACCGGCGTCTTGTACGGCGACTGTCCGCGGATTGTGGAAATAACGGAAAACGGTTTGCTTATGGAAGTGGATATCGAGCAAGGGCAGAAAACCGGCTACTTTTTTGACCAGCGGGAAAACCGCGCTTCCATAGCTCCGCTTATGACCGGCTGGGGCGCGCGCAGCGGCATTCATCTGGAAACAAAGCCGGCCGGGGAAGTGCCGGAGGAAGCAAAGCTTGCGGCCAAACCGGCGAAGGACGGTCAAGTTGCGGTTCCGGTAAACGCCAACGGCAAAATCGTAACATTCCCTTATTGGGACGGCGCAACCGTGCTGGAATGCTTTGCCCATACGGGAAGCTTTACGCTGCACGCCTGCCAATACGGCGCTAAAAAAGTCACCTGCCTCGATGTGTCCGAGCATGCGATTGACACGGCGCGCCGCAATGTGCAGCGGAACGGCTTCAGCGACCGTGTTGAATTCGTTGTTGCAGACGCCTTTGATTATTTGCGCACGCAGGTCAAAGGCCGCGAAGAACGCGAAGACCGTGCCCGCGGCGTCGCGGATACGTCCAAGCCGCTTGGTTCGGCCGGCCGTACATGGGATGTGGTCATTCTGGACCCGCCCGCATTCGCCAAAACGAAAAGCGCCGTTGCCGGCGCCTGCCGGGGATACAAAGATATTAATCTGCAAGGCATGAAGCTCGTAAATGAAGGCGGATATTTAGTGACCGCCAGCTGCTCGTACCATATGCGTCCGGATTTGTTCCTGGAGACGATCCAGGACGCGGCAGCCGATGCCGGCAAGCTGCTCCGCCTGGTTGAATGGCGGGCTGCGGGCAAAGACCATCCGCAGCTGCTGGGCGTCAGCGAGGGGCATTACTTGAAATTCGCCATTTTTGAAGTCCGGAGCAAATAA
- a CDS encoding Na/Pi cotransporter family protein — protein MFIAILLPMAFGFSIFMSGMKLMELALHRLAGSHLQRALHTFTSTPLHGLVTGIAASAFLQSSTAVTVITIGLVNAGLLSFPRTLGIVLGTNIGTCLTTELIGLHLTKLAMPILYVSLAMWLITAVFDEMNLLPGLQKRGWLPKLRASALAAGGFGLLLAGLAVMQSIGPAIQQSPLFRWFLAHASDNLWWGLLAGAVLTAAVHSSTAVIGLVMGFAMLGSMSIDIGTAIVLGANIGTCVTALLASIGGSKAGRFVALSHIVLNAGGALMFMPLVSLLASAAGIAASSPASQIAHAQTLFNIVCSLLALPLCYVPYMKKLGR, from the coding sequence ATGTTTATTGCCATTCTTTTGCCCATGGCGTTTGGCTTCTCCATCTTTATGAGCGGGATGAAGCTGATGGAGCTGGCGCTGCACCGGCTCGCCGGATCCCATTTGCAGCGGGCGCTCCATACCTTTACGTCAACCCCCTTACACGGGCTTGTTACCGGCATAGCCGCCTCGGCTTTTTTGCAAAGCAGCACGGCCGTTACCGTCATAACGATCGGGTTAGTTAACGCCGGGCTGCTTAGTTTCCCGCGTACGCTTGGCATTGTGCTCGGCACCAATATCGGCACCTGCCTGACCACCGAACTGATAGGCCTTCATTTAACGAAGCTGGCGATGCCCATATTATATGTTTCTCTTGCAATGTGGCTCATTACCGCCGTATTCGATGAAATGAATCTTCTGCCGGGTTTGCAGAAACGCGGCTGGCTGCCGAAACTTCGGGCTTCGGCGCTGGCTGCCGGCGGTTTCGGCCTGCTGCTGGCCGGGCTTGCCGTTATGCAGTCTATTGGCCCGGCCATTCAGCAAAGCCCGCTGTTTCGCTGGTTTCTCGCCCATGCGTCGGACAACCTGTGGTGGGGGCTGCTTGCCGGCGCCGTTCTGACGGCTGCCGTCCACAGCAGCACCGCTGTAATCGGCCTTGTGATGGGTTTCGCCATGCTTGGCTCGATGTCAATCGATATTGGCACCGCTATCGTCCTTGGCGCCAATATCGGGACATGCGTCACGGCACTGCTCGCTTCCATCGGCGGTTCAAAAGCAGGGCGTTTTGTCGCCTTGTCGCATATTGTTTTAAATGCCGGCGGGGCGCTTATGTTCATGCCGCTCGTCAGCCTGCTTGCAAGCGCAGCCGGAATTGCAGCCAGTTCGCCGGCCAGCCAAATCGCTCATGCCCAAACGCTGTTTAATATCGTATGTTCCTTGCTCGCATTGCCTTTATGTTATGTTCCATATATGAAAAAGCTGGGCCGTTGA
- a CDS encoding NUDIX hydrolase: MKEISAGGVVYRYLDGGALQIQLIQDRYGKVSLPKGKMEEGETVEQTALREIKEETGLDGIIKKPIDQIKYQYIHHTKGAVDKEVHYYLVEAVGGTLHAQVEEIRGVDWFEPLEAWRRQKQSGYDNNNRILQGALQLLGIQVN, translated from the coding sequence ATGAAGGAAATATCGGCTGGTGGCGTCGTTTATCGGTATTTGGACGGTGGCGCCCTGCAAATTCAATTAATCCAGGACCGATACGGCAAAGTTTCGCTTCCGAAGGGCAAAATGGAAGAAGGAGAAACCGTTGAGCAGACGGCTTTGCGGGAAATCAAAGAAGAAACTGGACTGGACGGCATAATCAAAAAGCCGATCGACCAAATTAAATACCAATATATCCACCATACCAAAGGTGCGGTTGATAAAGAAGTGCACTACTATTTAGTGGAAGCCGTTGGCGGAACGCTTCATGCGCAAGTCGAAGAAATCCGCGGCGTAGACTGGTTTGAACCGCTCGAAGCGTGGCGCAGGCAAAAACAATCCGGTTATGACAACAATAACCGCATTCTGCAAGGCGCCCTGCAACTGCTTGGCATCCAAGTGAATTAA
- the mtaB gene encoding tRNA (N(6)-L-threonylcarbamoyladenosine(37)-C(2))-methylthiotransferase MtaB, translating into MPSVAFYTLGCKVNFYDTEAIWQLFKKEGYEQVDFETTTADVYLINTCHVTNTGDRKSRQIIRRAIRRNPDAVVAVTGCYAQTSPAEILAIPGVDLVIGTQDRDKLMDFVAQIQADRKPVNAVRNIMKTREFEELDVPDFSDRTRAFLKIQEGCNNFCTFCIIPWSRGLSRSRDPQSVLEQAKQLVAAGYKEIVLTGIHTGGYGDDLENYKLVNLLWDLDKIEGLERIRISSIEASQIDDAMIDVLNRSSKMCRHLHIPLQAGEDTVLKRMRRKYTTAEFGAKIKRIREAMPGVAITTDIIVGFPGETDEMFEEGYRFMKELGFSEMHIFPYSKRTGTPAARMEDQVDEEVKNERVHRLIDLSEEMQLAYAQNYVGEVLEVIPERDQKAAAQGLLMGRADNYLQVLFEGDESLIGQLCRVKVTEAGVNECRGQLVRVLDSNTASLRGA; encoded by the coding sequence ATGCCATCAGTCGCATTTTACACCTTGGGCTGCAAAGTTAACTTCTACGATACGGAAGCGATTTGGCAGCTGTTTAAAAAAGAAGGGTATGAACAAGTCGACTTTGAAACAACAACAGCTGATGTTTACTTAATTAATACATGCCATGTCACGAATACAGGAGACCGGAAAAGCCGGCAAATTATCCGCCGTGCGATCCGCCGCAACCCGGATGCCGTTGTGGCGGTAACGGGATGTTACGCTCAGACGTCCCCGGCTGAAATATTAGCTATTCCGGGCGTGGATCTCGTGATCGGGACACAGGACCGTGACAAGCTGATGGACTTTGTTGCGCAAATCCAGGCGGACCGCAAGCCTGTTAATGCGGTGCGCAACATTATGAAAACACGCGAATTCGAGGAGCTGGATGTACCGGACTTCTCCGACCGTACGCGCGCATTCCTGAAAATTCAAGAAGGCTGCAACAACTTCTGCACCTTCTGTATTATCCCTTGGTCGCGCGGCCTCTCCCGCAGCCGCGATCCGCAAAGCGTTCTGGAACAAGCGAAACAGCTTGTTGCAGCGGGCTACAAAGAAATCGTATTGACCGGCATCCATACCGGCGGGTACGGCGACGATCTCGAGAACTACAAGCTGGTCAACCTGCTGTGGGATTTGGACAAAATCGAAGGGCTGGAGCGCATTCGCATCAGCTCCATTGAAGCAAGCCAAATCGACGATGCGATGATCGACGTGCTGAACCGCTCGAGCAAAATGTGCCGCCATTTGCACATTCCGCTGCAAGCCGGCGAAGATACGGTGCTGAAGCGGATGCGCCGCAAATATACAACAGCCGAATTTGGCGCCAAAATTAAACGGATTCGCGAAGCGATGCCGGGTGTTGCGATTACGACGGACATCATTGTCGGGTTCCCCGGCGAAACGGACGAGATGTTTGAAGAAGGCTACCGCTTTATGAAGGAGCTTGGTTTCTCCGAGATGCATATTTTCCCTTATTCGAAACGTACGGGAACGCCTGCGGCGCGCATGGAAGATCAGGTGGATGAAGAAGTGAAAAACGAACGTGTCCACAGGCTGATCGATTTGTCCGAAGAGATGCAGCTGGCTTACGCGCAAAATTACGTAGGCGAAGTGCTGGAAGTAATTCCGGAACGGGACCAAAAAGCTGCTGCACAAGGTCTTCTGATGGGCCGCGCGGACAATTACCTGCAAGTGCTGTTTGAAGGCGACGAGTCGCTGATCGGACAGCTTTGCCGTGTGAAAGTTACGGAAGCGGGAGTTAATGAATGCCGCGGCCAGCTGGTTCGCGTGCTGGACAGCAACACCGCTTCGCTTCGCGGGGCTTAA
- a CDS encoding 16S rRNA (uracil(1498)-N(3))-methyltransferase — protein sequence MQRYFVAPEQFDGTSKVRLTGEDAFHAVRVMRMKPGDPFIVSDGSRVTAIASITEADSSEVKADIVELLASDSEPAWAVTIAQSLPKGDKMELVIQKGTEIGAYAFAPFQSERMIVQYDHKKEAKRLERWSKIAKEAAEQSHRNRVPAVEAVKTWRELMAAVPDFDLALFCYEREGDAAAGTGIADAVRKWRSEQAPAQDAQPHIILMVGPEGGFTEAEANEAEAAGAVIVGLGKRILRTETAGIVGLTCLLYESGEMGGA from the coding sequence ATGCAGCGGTATTTTGTGGCGCCGGAGCAATTTGATGGCACAAGTAAAGTTCGCTTGACCGGCGAAGATGCTTTTCATGCCGTTCGTGTTATGCGGATGAAGCCCGGCGATCCATTCATCGTCAGCGACGGAAGCCGGGTTACAGCGATAGCTTCTATAACGGAAGCGGATTCGTCGGAAGTGAAAGCTGATATCGTAGAGCTTCTTGCTTCTGACAGCGAACCGGCATGGGCCGTAACGATTGCGCAAAGTTTGCCAAAGGGCGACAAGATGGAGCTCGTTATCCAAAAAGGAACCGAGATCGGCGCGTACGCGTTTGCCCCTTTTCAATCCGAGCGGATGATTGTGCAATATGATCATAAGAAGGAAGCGAAACGGCTGGAGCGGTGGAGCAAAATTGCGAAAGAAGCCGCCGAGCAGTCGCACCGGAACCGCGTGCCTGCTGTAGAGGCGGTCAAAACATGGCGTGAGCTGATGGCGGCAGTGCCGGATTTTGACCTTGCGTTATTTTGTTATGAACGTGAAGGGGATGCGGCAGCAGGAACGGGCATTGCGGACGCGGTAAGGAAGTGGCGTTCGGAACAAGCGCCTGCACAAGACGCGCAGCCTCATATTATACTTATGGTTGGACCGGAAGGCGGCTTTACCGAAGCGGAAGCGAATGAAGCGGAAGCTGCGGGAGCGGTTATTGTAGGTCTGGGCAAGCGTATACTACGAACAGAGACGGCGGGAATCGTCGGATTAACCTGCCTGTTATATGAATCTGGAGAAATGGGAGGAGCATAA
- a CDS encoding site-2 protease family protein: MNLDGFFRYPVDELPFVVLTILIAFTVHEFSHAYFAYKFGDRTAYDAGRVTLNPRVHLDILGTILILIAGFGWAKPVPVNPSRFKYPRLMGIVVSAAGPISNLLIGAVGMFIYYVLLRNGVLMDGSRGVIMAVHTFFGYLISINLLLFVFNLIPLPPLDGYRIIADLLPLRLRYKLDQNAQWGSLIFLILVFVPALRRVTLDPILNLSGDIFLWLDSLYRSIL; encoded by the coding sequence ATGAATTTAGACGGTTTTTTCCGGTATCCGGTTGATGAGCTGCCTTTTGTCGTTTTAACGATATTGATCGCTTTTACGGTTCACGAATTCAGCCATGCATATTTTGCATATAAGTTCGGCGACCGGACAGCGTATGATGCCGGGCGGGTAACGCTGAATCCAAGAGTGCATCTCGACATATTAGGCACGATTCTCATTCTGATTGCCGGCTTCGGCTGGGCAAAGCCGGTGCCGGTTAATCCAAGCCGGTTCAAGTATCCCCGGCTGATGGGGATTGTAGTATCCGCGGCCGGTCCGATCAGCAATTTGCTGATCGGAGCCGTCGGCATGTTTATTTATTATGTGCTTTTGCGAAACGGTGTGCTGATGGACGGCTCCAGGGGTGTCATTATGGCGGTCCATACTTTTTTTGGATACCTCATTTCGATTAACCTGCTTTTATTTGTGTTCAATCTGATTCCGCTGCCGCCGCTTGACGGCTACCGGATTATTGCGGATTTGCTGCCGCTTCGCCTCCGGTACAAATTGGATCAAAATGCGCAATGGGGCTCGCTTATCTTTTTAATCCTTGTTTTTGTCCCTGCTTTGCGGAGAGTAACACTTGATCCCATATTGAATTTATCCGGCGATATCTTTTTATGGCTGGACTCTTTATACCGCTCTATTTTATAA
- the prmA gene encoding 50S ribosomal protein L11 methyltransferase — MKWYELTIHTTEQSIEMISNFLHEMGAGGVTIEESGTLNKERDTSFGQWYETPLNDIPEGQAIIQGYFPEGTDLEEITEAVKPRIDELREFGIDPGNYTISHKLVDEEDWANNWKQYFKPIRVSETLTIKPTWEAYEPSPEEKIIELDPGMAFGTGTHPTTYLCLQTLESVVRGGEEVIDVGTGSGILAIGAIKLGAKRVLALDLDPVAVSSATDNVKLNGLEEDIDIRLSDLLGVLRQDGADSAVGVTVPVDLVVANILAEIIMLFIDDVYEALKPGGLYIASGIYKDKEQVVEQGLLQAGFTIEEKRREEDWCAIIARKPQVSG; from the coding sequence ATGAAATGGTATGAGCTGACAATCCATACGACGGAGCAATCCATCGAGATGATTTCGAATTTTTTGCATGAAATGGGCGCCGGCGGCGTAACTATTGAGGAATCAGGCACTTTGAACAAGGAGCGGGATACTTCGTTTGGCCAATGGTATGAAACGCCTCTTAACGATATACCGGAAGGCCAGGCCATTATTCAAGGGTATTTCCCGGAAGGCACGGATCTGGAGGAAATTACCGAAGCGGTTAAACCGCGGATTGACGAACTGAGAGAGTTCGGCATTGATCCGGGTAATTATACGATTTCGCACAAGCTGGTGGACGAAGAGGACTGGGCGAATAACTGGAAGCAATATTTTAAGCCGATCCGCGTGTCGGAGACGTTAACCATTAAGCCGACTTGGGAAGCGTATGAGCCTTCTCCGGAAGAAAAAATTATCGAGCTTGACCCGGGTATGGCTTTCGGAACAGGAACGCATCCAACCACTTATCTTTGCCTGCAAACACTGGAATCGGTAGTCCGCGGCGGTGAAGAAGTGATTGATGTTGGCACCGGCTCCGGCATACTTGCCATCGGGGCGATAAAACTGGGCGCCAAACGGGTGCTTGCGCTTGATTTGGACCCGGTAGCGGTGAGCAGCGCAACGGACAATGTGAAGCTGAACGGCCTGGAAGAGGACATTGATATCCGGCTGAGCGATCTGCTGGGCGTGCTGCGCCAGGATGGGGCGGACAGCGCCGTAGGCGTTACCGTACCGGTTGATCTTGTAGTAGCCAATATACTGGCGGAAATTATTATGCTGTTTATCGACGATGTATACGAGGCGCTGAAGCCGGGCGGCTTGTACATTGCATCAGGAATTTACAAGGACAAGGAGCAGGTTGTCGAGCAAGGGCTGCTGCAAGCCGGCTTTACCATTGAAGAGAAACGCCGCGAGGAAGACTGGTGCGCGATTATTGCGAGAAAGCCGCAGGTGAGCGGATGA
- the solA gene encoding N-methyl-L-tryptophan oxidase: MHTSYDVIVVGAGSMGMSAGYYLARQGVRVLLIDAFDPPHLFGSHHGDTRLMRHVYSGSPVYTEMALRADRLWTELEQESGETLLVRSGVLNAAPAASVLSSKINRSAQYHVPVELLDADEIRTRWSGFQFPDGFQGLYEQQAGYLLCDVCVRTYRRQAESYGAEMLVNTPVEGIEAAGEGFGVRTRHGLYTADKLVLSLGAWFGSIRSFIDMPVRPVRKVVGWFQSDNLLFDTAHFPGFTFGDASGGYYGFPSRDGSGVKIGRHDAGRSWRPGEPFEPFGAYEDDERDLRRALEAYMPRAAGKLLRGGICKYEMTPDEDFIIDTHPEHRNVLVAGGFSGHGFKFSSVVGEIISDLVIRNQSAFDLAPFHLSRFNSVTEAEV, from the coding sequence ATGCATACATCTTATGATGTGATTGTAGTCGGAGCAGGATCTATGGGCATGAGCGCCGGTTATTATTTGGCAAGGCAAGGGGTTCGCGTGCTGCTTATTGATGCGTTTGATCCTCCCCATCTATTCGGAAGCCATCATGGGGATACCCGTTTAATGCGGCATGTATACAGCGGCAGCCCGGTTTATACGGAGATGGCGCTTAGGGCGGACCGGTTATGGACGGAACTGGAGCAGGAGTCCGGCGAGACGCTGCTTGTCCGGTCGGGCGTGCTGAATGCGGCGCCGGCTGCGTCGGTTTTGTCATCTAAAATAAACCGTTCTGCACAATACCATGTTCCGGTTGAGCTGCTGGATGCGGATGAGATCCGGACACGCTGGAGCGGATTTCAGTTTCCGGACGGCTTCCAGGGGTTGTATGAACAGCAGGCGGGTTATTTGCTTTGTGATGTATGTGTGCGAACGTACCGGCGGCAAGCGGAATCGTATGGCGCAGAAATGCTGGTGAATACGCCGGTGGAGGGCATTGAAGCGGCCGGTGAAGGATTCGGCGTTCGGACCCGTCATGGTCTTTATACGGCGGATAAGCTGGTGTTGAGTCTGGGGGCATGGTTTGGATCTATCCGTTCGTTTATTGATATGCCGGTCCGTCCGGTCCGTAAAGTTGTCGGCTGGTTCCAGAGTGATAATCTTCTGTTTGATACGGCCCATTTTCCAGGCTTTACATTCGGCGATGCTTCGGGAGGTTATTACGGTTTTCCGAGCCGGGACGGATCGGGAGTGAAAATCGGCCGCCATGATGCGGGCAGAAGCTGGCGGCCAGGAGAGCCGTTCGAGCCATTTGGCGCCTATGAAGACGACGAGCGGGATCTCCGCCGTGCTCTTGAAGCTTATATGCCCCGGGCTGCAGGCAAGCTGCTCCGCGGCGGGATATGCAAATATGAGATGACGCCGGACGAAGATTTTATTATCGATACCCATCCGGAGCATCGGAATGTCCTGGTTGCAGGAGGATTTTCCGGGCATGGCTTCAAGTTTTCCAGCGTTGTCGGCGAAATCATTAGCGATTTGGTTATCCGAAACCAGTCCGCCTTTGATCTTGCGCCTTTTCATTTATCCCGGTTCAACAGTGTAACGGAAGCGGAAGTGTGA
- a CDS encoding ROK family transcriptional regulator, with protein sequence MDNKKNRPGTPNMLRLVNRNAILTFLEQAGITSRAELSAVSGISPPTVSSIVKELMEEGWIHNAGGGVSHGGKPPQLIKLNPDARFIGAVQMNADKFRIRLSNLAGQVYAEEQFKPSGRSVEEQCRESVSRLTGLMQAQQLQPELWLGVCVVVPGVVNDEGIVSNAPELHWHQEPILHYYTACLSCPVVVENDVNLAAIGDSWKRKAWAGMSVYIHLDRGIGAGILLDGKLYKGAHFAAGEIGSLIVDPATVGQIQADPYQSTGRFGYFEAQFGYKTFQSQERNIRLEDRIIQHIAYAMVNIIVLLDPDTLVFGGRMAYGIDNFLGRLSNALAVLVSVTPKMHMTSLGDDASLFGAGRAVIENYRSQGGKYAYIL encoded by the coding sequence ATGGACAACAAAAAGAATAGGCCGGGTACGCCCAATATGCTGCGGCTGGTCAACCGGAATGCCATTCTTACTTTTTTGGAACAGGCGGGGATTACAAGCCGGGCCGAGTTAAGCGCTGTGTCGGGGATAAGTCCTCCGACTGTTTCTTCGATCGTGAAGGAGCTGATGGAGGAAGGATGGATTCATAATGCAGGCGGCGGTGTATCGCATGGCGGCAAACCGCCCCAGCTCATTAAGCTGAACCCGGATGCGCGCTTTATTGGCGCGGTTCAGATGAATGCGGATAAATTTCGCATCCGCCTCTCTAATTTGGCGGGACAGGTATATGCGGAGGAACAATTCAAGCCTTCTGGCCGCAGCGTCGAAGAGCAGTGCAGAGAATCGGTCAGCCGCCTGACAGGCTTGATGCAAGCCCAGCAGCTTCAGCCCGAGTTATGGCTAGGTGTGTGCGTGGTTGTGCCCGGCGTTGTGAACGATGAAGGCATTGTGTCCAATGCGCCGGAGCTCCATTGGCATCAGGAGCCTATTCTGCACTATTATACGGCATGCTTAAGCTGTCCGGTTGTTGTAGAGAATGACGTCAACTTAGCGGCTATTGGCGACTCCTGGAAACGAAAGGCATGGGCGGGCATGTCCGTTTATATCCACTTGGACCGGGGAATAGGGGCTGGGATATTGCTGGACGGCAAGCTGTATAAAGGAGCGCATTTTGCAGCCGGAGAAATCGGCAGCCTGATTGTCGATCCGGCTACGGTTGGACAGATCCAGGCAGATCCGTACCAATCGACCGGCCGGTTTGGCTATTTTGAAGCGCAGTTCGGATATAAGACGTTTCAATCGCAGGAAAGAAATATTCGGCTCGAAGACCGGATCATTCAGCATATCGCCTATGCAATGGTTAACATTATCGTGCTGCTGGACCCGGACACGCTTGTTTTTGGCGGCAGAATGGCTTACGGTATCGACAACTTTTTGGGCAGATTATCGAACGCTTTGGCGGTGCTTGTCAGCGTGACGCCTAAAATGCATATGACGTCGCTAGGCGACGATGCTTCATTATTTGGTGCAGGAAGAGCTGTTATCGAAAATTACAGGAGTCAAGGAGGGAAGTATGCATACATCTTATGA
- a CDS encoding carbohydrate ABC transporter permease: MRKKTDAGAIAAHIVLLAGLLGVALPFVWMVVSSFKSLPEFYSFHFLPKHWTTEAYRFIFSETEYVRWYGNSFIVGIAVTVSEVFFASLVGYTLAKYRFRGNKIVFYLILSTMMIPIELLVIPWYVLSADLGWVDTYWGIMFPGIMSAFGVFLMRQFMYAVPDDLLEAARIDGMGDFSIFIKIALPQVKQALAALGILSFLGNWNAYLWPVIVISDENMRTLPVGMSLFSTADAGGLQWNLIMAMSTLAVIPIVIVYFIFQKRIVEGISLTGMKG; encoded by the coding sequence ATGCGGAAAAAAACGGATGCAGGGGCGATAGCCGCCCATATCGTGCTGCTTGCCGGACTGCTTGGCGTAGCCCTCCCGTTTGTTTGGATGGTTGTATCTTCTTTTAAATCGCTTCCTGAGTTTTATTCTTTTCATTTTCTTCCGAAACATTGGACCACTGAGGCGTATCGATTTATTTTTTCGGAGACGGAATATGTCCGCTGGTACGGCAACAGCTTTATCGTGGGAATTGCGGTAACGGTAAGTGAGGTGTTTTTTGCTTCACTGGTCGGATATACGCTGGCGAAATACAGATTCCGGGGAAACAAGATCGTATTTTATCTTATTTTGAGCACGATGATGATTCCAATCGAACTGCTTGTCATCCCTTGGTATGTGTTGAGCGCAGACTTGGGCTGGGTGGATACGTACTGGGGCATTATGTTTCCGGGCATTATGAGCGCCTTTGGCGTATTTTTAATGCGGCAGTTTATGTATGCCGTGCCCGACGATCTGTTGGAGGCTGCCCGGATTGACGGAATGGGCGATTTCAGCATTTTTATTAAAATCGCGCTGCCTCAGGTGAAGCAAGCCCTTGCGGCGCTGGGGATATTGTCGTTTCTCGGGAATTGGAACGCTTATTTGTGGCCGGTTATCGTCATTTCCGATGAGAATATGCGTACGCTGCCTGTCGGGATGTCGCTTTTCTCAACGGCGGATGCCGGAGGCCTGCAATGGAATCTCATTATGGCGATGAGCACACTTGCCGTAATCCCGATCGTCATCGTCTACTTCATTTTTCAAAAAAGAATCGTAGAAGGTATTTCGCTTACTGGAATGAAAGGTTAG
- a CDS encoding carbohydrate ABC transporter permease produces the protein MARKMYEAGTGSPAPAYSRLTLENKKTRTAYTFLALPLLFFLGIRIAPTLYAFAMSFFKQSGPGYTLSNYEEMFTSQVFWRAIANTLLYVVITVPFQLGIGLVLALLIGRVNRFKGFYRTFYFLPYITSAVAISWVWRLMYDQDNGIINIFLKGLHLPAQKWLHDPQLALISVSIVIIWQASGFSMLIFMAGLESISKSYYEAARIDGASRWNLFWAITWPLLNPTIVFLSVTGVIGALQTFTQIANMTGAAGEKPAARSTARSASWYMYTIKASTILICRLLPRLPSFCFY, from the coding sequence ATGGCACGCAAAATGTACGAAGCCGGTACCGGATCGCCGGCGCCTGCGTATAGCCGGCTGACTTTGGAAAACAAAAAAACACGTACAGCCTATACTTTTTTGGCGCTGCCGCTGCTGTTTTTTTTGGGAATCCGGATAGCCCCTACGCTTTATGCATTCGCCATGTCTTTTTTTAAGCAGTCAGGGCCGGGATACACGCTGAGCAATTACGAGGAAATGTTCACTTCGCAAGTATTTTGGCGCGCGATCGCCAATACGCTGCTTTACGTAGTAATCACGGTGCCCTTCCAGCTGGGGATCGGCCTTGTGCTGGCGCTGCTGATCGGAAGGGTAAACCGGTTTAAAGGTTTTTACCGCACCTTTTATTTCCTTCCCTACATTACTTCTGCCGTAGCGATCAGCTGGGTGTGGCGGCTTATGTATGACCAGGATAACGGCATCATCAACATCTTCTTGAAAGGGCTGCATCTGCCTGCCCAAAAATGGCTGCATGATCCGCAGCTTGCGCTGATTTCCGTAAGCATTGTCATCATTTGGCAAGCGTCCGGGTTTTCTATGCTCATTTTTATGGCGGGGCTGGAGTCGATTTCCAAATCTTATTACGAAGCTGCCCGAATCGACGGCGCCAGCCGCTGGAATCTGTTCTGGGCGATTACGTGGCCGCTTCTGAATCCTACGATTGTGTTCTTGTCTGTAACCGGCGTGATCGGCGCCCTGCAAACATTTACTCAAATCGCCAATATGACCGGGGCAGCGGGGGAGAAGCCGGCGGCCCGCTCAACAGCACGCTCAGCATCGTGGTATATGTATACAATCAAGGCTTCAACGATTTTAATATGCCGTTTGCTTCCGCGGTTACCGTCGTTCTGTTTCTATTAA